In Kordiimonas sp. SCSIO 12610, the following are encoded in one genomic region:
- a CDS encoding VWA domain-containing protein, translated as MFTNFFYELKDGGVPVSINEYLTLMEALKAGCTDYEIDQFYFLARSTFVKDEKNLDKFDRIFGKVFQGIEFIGEESVEIPEEWLRKMAELHLTQEEMDEIESLGDWDKIMETLKKRLEEQEKRHQGGNKWIGTAGRSPFGAYGYNPEGVRIGQDKGRHGKAIKVWDKREFKNLDDSVELGTRNIKVALRKIRQFAREGEATELDLDDTIRSTAHKGYLDIKMVPERHNAVKILLFFDVGGSMDPHIKICEELFSAARSEFKHLEFFYFHNCLYEGVWKDNKRRHNEVISTMDVLHTYPHDYKIIIVGDASMSPYEIAYPGGSVEHWNEESGETWLRRLLNVYSKSIWLNPIPEKHWEYGQSIQMIKQLMENRMFPLSLSGLEDAIKELRR; from the coding sequence ATGTTCACAAACTTCTTCTATGAGCTTAAGGACGGCGGCGTTCCTGTTAGTATTAATGAATATTTGACACTAATGGAAGCGCTGAAGGCTGGTTGCACGGACTATGAAATTGATCAGTTTTATTTTCTTGCGCGATCCACTTTCGTCAAGGATGAAAAAAACCTGGACAAATTTGATCGTATATTTGGAAAGGTTTTCCAAGGCATTGAGTTTATAGGGGAAGAAAGCGTCGAAATTCCTGAAGAGTGGCTCAGAAAAATGGCAGAGCTTCATCTAACGCAGGAAGAAATGGACGAAATCGAATCCCTCGGCGATTGGGATAAGATTATGGAAACCCTGAAAAAACGCCTCGAAGAACAGGAAAAACGCCACCAAGGCGGTAATAAATGGATTGGTACCGCCGGCCGCAGTCCCTTTGGCGCCTATGGCTACAATCCTGAAGGTGTTCGTATAGGTCAGGATAAAGGGCGCCATGGCAAGGCCATTAAAGTTTGGGACAAACGAGAATTTAAAAATCTCGATGACAGTGTCGAATTAGGTACCCGAAATATCAAAGTGGCACTTAGGAAGATACGCCAATTTGCCCGTGAAGGAGAGGCGACTGAACTAGACCTGGATGATACAATCCGGTCAACAGCACATAAGGGCTATTTGGATATTAAAATGGTCCCGGAACGTCACAACGCTGTTAAAATTCTATTGTTTTTTGATGTTGGCGGTTCTATGGATCCACATATTAAAATATGTGAAGAGCTGTTTTCCGCTGCACGGTCAGAATTTAAGCATTTAGAATTTTTCTACTTTCACAACTGTCTTTATGAAGGCGTGTGGAAAGATAACAAGCGTAGACACAATGAAGTCATTTCAACCATGGACGTGCTTCACACCTATCCCCATGATTATAAAATTATTATTGTAGGTGATGCCTCGATGAGCCCATACGAAATTGCTTATCCGGGCGGCTCCGTCGAGCATTGGAATGAAGAATCCGGGGAAACATGGCTGAGACGGCTTCTTAACGTTTATTCTAAATCAATTTGGCTAAATCCAATTCCCGAAAAACATTGGGAATACGGTCAATCTATTCAAATGATTAAACAATTGATGGAAAACCGTATGTTCCCCTTAAGCCTCTCAGGCCTGGAGGACGCAATAAAGGAATTACGGCGCTAA
- a CDS encoding TonB family protein translates to MINKTRKTILALAAISAAAFSASASADADNNLQAWAKSAGNSIDKVMTYPSFAVRAGDEGSARYQITIDRDGNVVKSKRTQKTSSRFLNSASRSVVRKADFPAIPEGYEGETMTFAVQLNYHIADNYFEYKSLQRQGTVTGSDVAQNRGPLSASIEILSPNTAE, encoded by the coding sequence ATGATTAACAAAACTAGAAAAACTATTTTGGCACTTGCAGCAATTTCAGCGGCAGCCTTCTCAGCGTCAGCATCTGCTGATGCGGATAATAATTTGCAAGCTTGGGCAAAGAGCGCCGGAAATTCAATTGATAAGGTTATGACCTATCCATCATTTGCTGTACGTGCTGGGGATGAAGGTTCAGCACGGTATCAGATAACGATTGACCGTGACGGCAATGTCGTCAAGTCAAAGCGTACACAGAAAACAAGTAGCCGTTTCCTGAATTCTGCATCGCGTTCTGTTGTTCGCAAAGCTGATTTCCCAGCAATTCCGGAAGGCTATGAAGGCGAAACAATGACATTTGCAGTACAGTTAAATTACCATATTGCTGATAATTATTTCGAATATAAAAGCCTACAGCGTCAAGGTACAGTTACTGGCTCAGATGTTGCGCAAAATCGCGGCCCTCTAAGCGCTAGTATTGAAATTTTGAGCCCTAACACCGCAGAATAA
- a CDS encoding alkaline phosphatase, with product MRLTRFQTLATTLLFTTSALCAPTVLADEDWLNDGKKAIAERLATQPNTKRAKNVILFVGDGMGISTLTAGRIREGQLRGESGEENYLSFEKFPYTALVKTYNIDAQVPDSAGTASALNTGSKTRIGVINTGPDQPQGVCEGSQSTNLKPLAYYAEQAGLSTGIVSTARLTHATPAAVYAHSPSRNWENDTAIPEDQRGQGCEDIAKQILGSLDGDGLEVALGGGKGNFLPDTEGGWRKDGLNIPAEWVSSRDNSHYVTDTKSLKAIDLDKTDRLLGLFGNSHMDFDAQNNEDQPSLSDLTETAIKLLSKNDGGYYLMVEGGRIDHAHHGGNAYNALGETVALSAAVKRAMELVDLEETLILVTADHSHVFTIAGYPERGNPILGLVKPPHSEDGDYTKAEDGKPYTTLGYHNGHGAISGERADLTHENVQDPRYLQQAAIPLGSETHGGEDVALFGIGPWAHLVRGTMEQNVVFHIMDHALNLRERAGNKE from the coding sequence ATGCGATTGACCCGTTTCCAAACGTTGGCAACAACATTACTATTTACTACAAGTGCATTGTGTGCACCAACCGTGCTGGCTGATGAAGATTGGCTCAATGATGGCAAGAAAGCTATCGCGGAAAGACTGGCAACTCAACCTAACACCAAACGCGCTAAAAACGTAATATTGTTCGTTGGCGATGGAATGGGCATTTCCACCTTAACTGCTGGTCGCATTCGTGAAGGCCAATTGCGCGGTGAAAGTGGTGAAGAAAATTATTTGTCATTCGAAAAGTTTCCTTACACTGCGCTTGTCAAAACCTACAATATCGATGCACAGGTTCCTGACTCCGCCGGAACGGCATCTGCCCTGAATACTGGTTCCAAAACGCGTATCGGCGTTATCAACACAGGCCCAGACCAACCACAAGGCGTTTGTGAAGGTTCCCAGTCCACGAATTTGAAACCCCTCGCCTACTATGCAGAGCAAGCAGGGTTAAGTACTGGCATTGTCAGCACTGCGCGTCTCACGCATGCGACACCAGCTGCTGTTTATGCCCATAGCCCCTCCAGAAATTGGGAAAACGACACTGCCATTCCAGAAGACCAGCGAGGCCAGGGCTGTGAAGATATCGCGAAACAGATTTTAGGCAGCCTGGACGGCGATGGATTAGAAGTTGCTCTTGGTGGCGGTAAAGGTAATTTCTTACCTGACACAGAAGGGGGTTGGCGCAAAGACGGCCTCAATATACCAGCTGAGTGGGTTTCAAGCCGCGACAATTCCCACTATGTTACAGATACGAAGAGTTTAAAAGCGATCGATCTTGATAAAACGGATCGGCTTCTAGGTCTTTTCGGCAATTCCCACATGGATTTTGACGCACAAAATAACGAAGATCAGCCATCTTTGTCAGATTTAACTGAAACAGCCATCAAGCTCCTCTCTAAAAATGATGGTGGGTATTACCTTATGGTTGAAGGCGGCAGGATTGACCATGCCCATCACGGCGGCAATGCATATAATGCTCTCGGTGAAACCGTAGCGCTATCCGCAGCCGTTAAACGCGCGATGGAACTTGTTGACCTTGAAGAAACACTGATTCTGGTAACGGCGGACCATAGCCATGTCTTTACAATTGCTGGATACCCAGAGCGCGGGAATCCCATATTAGGTCTCGTCAAGCCACCGCATAGCGAAGACGGTGATTATACAAAAGCCGAGGACGGCAAGCCATACACAACGCTCGGATATCATAATGGTCATGGTGCAATTTCTGGTGAAAGAGCGGATTTGACCCATGAAAATGTCCAAGACCCACGTTACCTGCAACAAGCCGCCATTCCATTAGGCAGCGAGACACACGGCGGCGAAGATGTTGCTTTGTTTGGCATCGGACCATGGGCGCATTTGGTAAGAGGAACCATGGAGCAAAATGTTGTTTTTCACATTATGGACCATGCACTAAACTTACGCGAACGCGCGGGTAATAAAGAGTAA
- a CDS encoding class I SAM-dependent methyltransferase has product MNKVSGLTSAIITGALALSIFSFDILAISPDFIDDALVAPERKRSDKNRDPLRKPAEVLRFLGLQEGDTVLDIFSGGGYYTEILSRSVGQSGNVTAHNNQAYRRIMSYDLEDRYNDRRLANVTLLQAEPADLKLDNDTYDFVIMALAYHDFYIQTDDWPEFDVNKMLREVFKSVKKGGVVGIIDHVAISGSGHSVAQKLHRIDPELVIAEMKSVGFVLEAESDILANDSDPHDIPMWDPSVRGRTDRFILKFRKP; this is encoded by the coding sequence ATGAATAAAGTTTCTGGTTTGACTTCGGCGATAATAACTGGTGCACTTGCTCTATCTATATTTTCTTTTGATATTTTGGCTATTTCGCCTGATTTCATTGATGACGCGCTTGTAGCCCCAGAGCGTAAACGATCAGACAAAAACCGTGATCCTCTTAGAAAACCTGCCGAGGTATTGCGCTTCCTTGGGCTTCAAGAGGGCGATACCGTCTTGGATATTTTTTCTGGCGGTGGATATTATACGGAAATCCTCTCGCGCTCTGTTGGTCAGAGTGGAAATGTAACTGCCCACAATAATCAGGCTTATCGCCGAATTATGAGTTATGATCTGGAAGATCGCTATAATGACAGGCGTCTTGCAAATGTCACTCTGTTACAGGCGGAACCTGCGGACTTGAAGTTAGATAACGATACGTATGATTTCGTGATCATGGCGTTGGCGTATCATGACTTTTATATCCAGACTGATGATTGGCCCGAATTTGACGTGAATAAAATGCTACGGGAAGTCTTTAAAAGCGTCAAAAAAGGAGGGGTCGTTGGAATTATCGATCATGTTGCGATTTCTGGTTCTGGGCATAGTGTCGCTCAGAAATTACACCGCATTGACCCCGAATTGGTGATCGCAGAGATGAAATCGGTTGGTTTTGTCTTGGAAGCTGAAAGTGATATTTTAGCAAACGATAGCGACCCTCATGATATTCCTATGTGGGACCCTTCGGTGAGGGGACGTACCGATCGTTTCATTCTAAAATTTAGAAAGCCATAA
- a CDS encoding response regulator, with protein MSDYDFDRLNVLLAEDSPFIRSLLINSLKVLGVGNVYALEHGGDAINFLQQVKNEPMKVGVQQIDIVISNWDMSPVDGMMFLRWVRRHKDSPDRFVPFVMITSYTEPERVLQAREMGVTEMLAKPFTIKNIGEKLTSIIERPRQFVHTKDFFGPDRRRRRMNIDGPDRRVLNDKSEGVEIIRG; from the coding sequence ATGAGTGATTATGATTTTGATCGGTTGAATGTTCTTTTGGCTGAGGATAGCCCATTCATTCGTTCGCTCTTAATCAATTCTCTTAAAGTTCTTGGTGTTGGGAATGTATACGCTCTTGAACACGGCGGTGATGCCATCAATTTCCTTCAGCAAGTTAAGAATGAGCCTATGAAGGTGGGGGTACAACAAATTGACATTGTTATTTCTAACTGGGATATGTCGCCGGTGGATGGAATGATGTTCCTTCGTTGGGTTAGGCGCCACAAGGATAGCCCAGACCGGTTTGTGCCTTTTGTCATGATTACGAGTTATACAGAGCCCGAGAGAGTGCTTCAGGCCCGTGAAATGGGTGTTACTGAAATGCTGGCGAAACCCTTCACGATCAAAAATATTGGTGAAAAGCTTACCTCGATAATCGAGCGTCCACGCCAGTTTGTTCATACAAAGGACTTTTTTGGCCCTGACAGACGAAGACGGAGGATGAATATCGATGGTCCTGACCGTCGTGTTTTGAATGATAAAAGCGAAGGCGTGGAGATTATCCGTGGCTAA
- a CDS encoding Hpt domain-containing protein, which yields MDTNWDESVILDLVHLSEFTGGNDDVRDSALRVFVENAPQYYELLVASDADNWKERAHKLKGAARSLGAWRTAKQGERAEFLEGPYENEAARLDCLSELKARLDELISHIQLILKGDTE from the coding sequence GTGGATACAAACTGGGACGAAAGCGTTATACTTGATTTAGTACACTTGTCTGAATTCACTGGTGGTAATGATGATGTACGCGACAGTGCGCTGCGTGTGTTTGTTGAAAATGCCCCACAATATTATGAATTACTAGTTGCTTCTGATGCAGATAACTGGAAAGAGCGCGCACATAAGCTTAAAGGCGCAGCCCGTAGCCTTGGCGCTTGGCGTACAGCAAAACAAGGTGAACGGGCAGAATTCCTGGAAGGGCCGTATGAAAATGAAGCTGCTCGTTTGGATTGCCTAAGTGAATTAAAGGCCCGCCTTGATGAACTGATTAGTCATATACAGTTGATTTTAAAGGGTGATACCGAATAG
- a CDS encoding TRAP transporter substrate-binding protein → MKRFKSPFLCVITMCALAVSACSEHQAENHDNTNASLQNVEWRMTSTYPSSLLIIGTMGKRVQEEIEDLTAGTVKINFHEPGVLAPPFETFEAVSYGAIDAGWSTPGYWAGKVPALQLFASVPFGPSAPEYLAWYDYGGGRQMFEDLYHKHNVHSIICGLSPPEAAGWFKKEIKSIEDFKGLKIRFFGLGGKVLEEVGASPQLIAGGEIYQALELGVIDASEYSMPAVDYNLGLYQVAKHYYFPGWHQQSTFYELMINLNSWNALHPTQQKQIEAACAANIRLGISEGEALQAGAIEKLKAEGVQFHDFSPEIITELRAAWEKVASDLAANDKDFAKVWSSLQEFRQRYKSWSERGYLKE, encoded by the coding sequence ATGAAACGCTTCAAATCACCTTTTTTGTGCGTGATTACCATGTGTGCGCTCGCGGTCAGTGCCTGCAGCGAACATCAAGCCGAAAACCACGATAATACAAATGCATCGCTTCAGAATGTCGAATGGCGTATGACCAGCACCTACCCTTCGTCCCTGCTGATTATCGGAACGATGGGTAAACGCGTACAGGAAGAAATCGAAGATTTAACCGCAGGAACAGTGAAGATAAATTTTCACGAACCCGGTGTTCTCGCCCCCCCTTTCGAAACATTTGAAGCTGTCAGTTACGGTGCGATTGATGCTGGTTGGTCAACCCCTGGTTACTGGGCTGGAAAGGTGCCTGCACTTCAGCTGTTTGCGTCCGTTCCCTTTGGTCCCTCAGCGCCCGAATATCTGGCGTGGTATGATTATGGCGGCGGTCGCCAAATGTTTGAAGATCTTTATCACAAACATAATGTGCACAGTATAATTTGCGGTCTTAGCCCACCAGAAGCCGCGGGATGGTTCAAAAAGGAAATTAAGTCTATCGAGGACTTCAAAGGCTTGAAAATCCGTTTTTTTGGATTGGGTGGTAAGGTTCTGGAAGAAGTCGGCGCCTCACCGCAGTTGATCGCTGGCGGCGAAATTTATCAGGCCTTGGAACTCGGTGTTATCGACGCAAGCGAATATTCAATGCCAGCTGTTGACTATAATCTTGGTCTTTATCAGGTCGCTAAGCATTATTATTTCCCCGGCTGGCATCAGCAATCCACCTTTTATGAACTTATGATCAATTTGAATTCATGGAATGCCCTGCACCCAACGCAGCAAAAACAGATTGAAGCTGCGTGCGCAGCCAATATCCGTTTGGGAATTTCCGAGGGCGAAGCCCTGCAGGCTGGCGCAATTGAGAAACTGAAAGCCGAAGGTGTGCAATTTCATGATTTCTCGCCCGAAATTATCACAGAACTAAGAGCCGCTTGGGAAAAAGTGGCGAGTGACCTTGCTGCAAACGACAAAGACTTTGCAAAGGTCTGGAGTTCGCTGCAGGAATTTCGACAGCGTTACAAAAGCTGGTCAGAGCGCGGTTATTTGAAGGAATAG
- a CDS encoding TRAP transporter small permease subunit, which produces MDTLLSVSKKLNRIVTVLGKIGAWAIIGLMAIIIIDVTLRRWFVIGSTKLQELEWHLHGILFLMCLGWTYLKNGHVRIELVSERMTQRSQAWIELFGITLFLIPYVISIIVFGMDYVGFSYQFNEGSASPTGLPNRWIIKSFIIIGFIGLGLAALARLLDIIVFLFGNDEQRSQSIFASLSAKGAPTAAEQGGLS; this is translated from the coding sequence ATGGACACCCTTCTTTCCGTCTCAAAAAAATTGAACCGCATTGTCACGGTCCTCGGTAAAATTGGGGCGTGGGCAATCATTGGCCTAATGGCAATTATCATCATCGATGTAACCTTGCGGAGATGGTTCGTGATTGGCTCAACCAAACTTCAGGAACTCGAATGGCATCTTCATGGTATTCTTTTTCTGATGTGCCTAGGATGGACATATCTGAAAAATGGTCATGTTCGCATCGAACTTGTAAGCGAGCGAATGACACAAAGGTCACAGGCTTGGATCGAACTCTTTGGCATCACTCTGTTTCTCATACCCTATGTGATTTCAATCATCGTGTTTGGAATGGACTATGTGGGTTTCAGTTATCAATTCAATGAAGGGTCAGCATCCCCAACGGGCCTCCCTAATCGCTGGATCATCAAATCCTTCATTATTATCGGCTTTATTGGATTAGGCCTCGCGGCCCTCGCCCGCTTGCTTGACATAATTGTCTTTCTTTTTGGCAATGACGAGCAGCGCAGCCAATCAATATTTGCATCACTCTCTGCCAAAGGCGCCCCAACCGCAGCTGAACAAGGGGGCCTGTCATGA
- a CDS encoding TRAP transporter large permease subunit: METLIDLLPILMFVALIPLLFSGFPVAFVLGGVGLTFWLIAVGVGIENPNSFFLVISRIFGGVVNKLVLVAIPMFIFMGTMLEKSGVARDLLNTLQIITRRIPGGLALSVTMLGVILAATTGIIGASVVMMTLLALPVMLERGYDTPLATGTIAASGTLGILLPPSIMLVVMADLLSTSAGTLFLAAIGPGMFLVVLYLLYILITTWRNPDRAPALEKSTNSSETISIKLILKSFLPPLVLIILVLGSIFGGIATPTEASGVGAFGALVLAAANRKLSFKTLSNVVEQSALTTTMLFGLFVGATAFSYVFALLGGHDIILEVISATGAGPWGVLIVLMLAVFLLGFFFDWIEITLIILPVFAPVIAALDFGSHVDNPGLMIAWFATLMAVNLQTSFLTPPFGFALFYMKGAAPKSVKLKDIYKGIIPFVLLQILCLGILMAWPKLALWLPAYMGH; this comes from the coding sequence ATGGAAACCCTAATCGACCTTTTGCCAATTTTGATGTTTGTGGCCCTGATACCGCTTTTATTTTCCGGGTTCCCAGTTGCTTTTGTTCTTGGTGGGGTTGGGCTAACATTCTGGCTAATTGCCGTTGGTGTAGGAATAGAAAACCCGAATAGTTTCTTCCTTGTTATATCGCGGATATTCGGCGGGGTTGTTAACAAACTTGTTCTCGTCGCCATACCCATGTTTATATTCATGGGCACTATGTTAGAGAAAAGCGGTGTCGCCCGTGATCTCTTGAATACATTACAAATCATCACACGGCGTATTCCAGGAGGCCTCGCCCTATCGGTTACTATGCTCGGTGTTATCTTGGCGGCGACAACAGGTATCATTGGTGCAAGCGTTGTGATGATGACCCTTCTTGCTTTACCTGTGATGCTAGAGCGCGGGTATGATACACCCTTGGCGACAGGCACCATCGCCGCCTCTGGCACCCTCGGTATTCTACTGCCGCCCTCCATTATGCTGGTCGTCATGGCAGATCTTCTGTCCACGTCCGCAGGAACATTATTTCTGGCTGCCATTGGCCCCGGTATGTTTCTTGTCGTTTTATACCTGCTTTATATTTTGATAACCACATGGCGAAACCCTGACCGCGCCCCTGCCCTTGAAAAGTCAACAAACAGTTCAGAAACCATTTCTATCAAACTGATTTTAAAAAGCTTTTTACCACCACTTGTGTTGATCATTCTTGTTCTTGGTTCAATTTTCGGCGGTATCGCAACACCAACGGAAGCAAGCGGTGTTGGTGCCTTTGGGGCTTTAGTTCTGGCCGCTGCCAATCGGAAACTGTCATTTAAAACACTCAGTAATGTTGTCGAACAATCAGCGCTCACAACAACTATGCTTTTCGGGCTTTTCGTTGGTGCCACAGCCTTCTCTTATGTCTTTGCCCTCCTTGGGGGACACGATATTATTTTAGAGGTTATTTCAGCAACTGGTGCCGGGCCGTGGGGTGTCTTGATTGTATTAATGCTGGCTGTGTTTCTTTTGGGGTTTTTCTTTGACTGGATCGAAATCACCCTGATAATTCTGCCAGTGTTTGCCCCTGTTATCGCTGCATTAGACTTTGGAAGTCATGTCGATAACCCCGGTCTGATGATCGCATGGTTTGCCACCTTGATGGCAGTCAACCTTCAGACCAGTTTTTTAACCCCCCCTTTCGGGTTCGCCCTGTTTTATATGAAGGGTGCAGCCCCCAAGTCGGTAAAGCTGAAGGATATTTATAAGGGCATTATCCCGTTTGTTCTTTTACAAATCCTATGCCTTGGTATTTTGATGGCTTGGCCGAAACTCGCGCTTTGGCTGCCCGCCTATATGGGGCATTAA
- a CDS encoding DUF2336 domain-containing protein — translation MSNQNTLTSADVAKLLQDTNDDNRAAAAVKVAKTFENVELSANEREIAEDIFRLMLKDAAVRVRAALSESLKDNPDVPHDVALTLAKDVKEVSVPIVMSSDVLTDEDLVAIVNTRGELIQNAVAGRKSVSPQVSEAIAEQGSEHVVATLMGNDGAEIAEHTFKKVLDKFADSDLVKEPMVQRKQLPISVSERLVTMVSDQLRQHIMTHHEVSPGTASDLLMESRERATVTLLEGQKKTDTVVELVNQLHQGGRLTASLIVRALCMGDTTFFEAALAKRVGIPVVNAYKLVHDKGGMGLQRLFEAAEMPNEYLSIAKCALEVADEMSMTAGDNKEMFRQLMIERVLTTVEDDVDMENFDYLVGKLSSIENEATTVH, via the coding sequence TTGTCCAATCAAAATACATTAACGAGTGCGGATGTCGCAAAATTACTGCAAGACACCAATGATGATAACCGTGCCGCTGCGGCTGTGAAGGTTGCAAAGACCTTTGAAAATGTAGAATTGAGCGCGAATGAGCGTGAAATCGCCGAAGACATCTTTCGATTAATGCTGAAAGATGCGGCTGTTCGCGTTCGTGCTGCTTTGTCTGAAAGTTTAAAAGATAACCCTGATGTTCCTCATGATGTGGCTTTGACGCTCGCGAAAGATGTGAAGGAAGTTTCTGTTCCTATCGTGATGAGTTCCGATGTTTTAACCGACGAAGATTTGGTTGCGATCGTGAATACCCGCGGGGAGCTTATTCAAAATGCAGTGGCGGGCCGTAAATCTGTGTCCCCTCAGGTTTCTGAAGCGATCGCAGAGCAAGGCAGTGAGCATGTCGTTGCGACCTTGATGGGTAACGACGGTGCTGAAATTGCCGAGCATACGTTTAAAAAAGTTCTGGATAAATTTGCGGACAGTGACCTTGTTAAAGAACCGATGGTGCAGCGCAAGCAGCTTCCGATTAGTGTTTCAGAACGGCTCGTGACGATGGTATCAGACCAGCTCCGTCAGCATATTATGACCCATCATGAAGTTTCACCGGGTACGGCGAGCGACCTTTTGATGGAAAGCCGCGAGCGTGCAACAGTAACACTGCTTGAAGGGCAAAAGAAAACGGATACGGTTGTTGAACTTGTCAATCAGCTTCATCAGGGTGGCAGGTTAACAGCCAGTCTGATCGTTCGGGCGTTATGCATGGGCGATACAACATTCTTTGAGGCGGCGCTTGCAAAACGGGTCGGTATCCCTGTGGTGAATGCTTACAAACTGGTTCACGACAAGGGCGGTATGGGATTGCAGCGGTTGTTTGAGGCCGCTGAAATGCCGAATGAGTATCTATCGATCGCTAAATGTGCGCTTGAGGTTGCTGATGAAATGAGCATGACAGCAGGTGACAATAAGGAAATGTTCAGACAATTGATGATTGAACGTGTTCTGACAACCGTTGAAGATGATGTTGATATGGAAAACTTTGATTATCTTGTCGGAAAGCTAAGTAGTATTGAGAACGAAGCAACGACAGTACATTGA
- a CDS encoding sodium:alanine symporter family protein — protein MNRLFVLLGAILGWSQATLAQESQSFSDAVNEVMTPIAAVIEYVVFYKLELAWLMGEGTPGIPLIVIWLLGAAIFFSFYMGFPNIRNFKQSMRIVSGKYDNPNDPGEVTHFQALTAAVSGTVGLGNIAGVAIAISIGGPGATFWMIMAGLFGMTSKFVECTLGVKYREIDENGVVSGGPMYYLSKGLTERGMPSLGKVLAVAAALICIGGAFGAGAIFQVNQSATQFTNELVSMTGGENSFFYGRPEYFGVVFSFFVGLVIIGGIRQITNVTELLVPFMALIYISASLIVIFSNASEIPNAFVQIFVGAFSPEGVQGGIIGVLVQGLRRATFSNEAGLGSASIAHSAAKTSEPVSEGLVAVLEPFIDTVVICTITALVIIVTNSAEPGATDGIALTSRAFASAVDWFPKVLTIAVMLFAFSTSITWFYYGQRSFLYLFGNNKAADLAFKLLYIFMLIVGSAMTLGSVVSIADALLLAMGVPNIVGLFIMRKEVKGMLDDYLARVKSGEIKPYAEEA, from the coding sequence ATGAATAGACTATTTGTCTTGCTTGGGGCTATTTTGGGCTGGTCTCAGGCTACTTTGGCACAAGAAAGCCAGTCATTTTCTGATGCTGTAAATGAAGTAATGACGCCTATTGCCGCTGTAATTGAATATGTTGTTTTCTATAAACTAGAGTTGGCTTGGCTAATGGGTGAAGGAACGCCTGGCATTCCGCTTATTGTTATATGGTTGCTTGGTGCCGCAATCTTCTTCAGTTTTTACATGGGCTTCCCAAATATTCGAAACTTCAAGCAATCTATGCGGATTGTATCGGGTAAATATGACAACCCTAATGACCCTGGTGAGGTCACGCACTTCCAAGCCTTAACAGCCGCAGTTTCGGGTACTGTTGGCCTTGGCAATATCGCTGGCGTAGCGATCGCAATTTCCATCGGTGGCCCGGGGGCTACCTTCTGGATGATTATGGCTGGCTTGTTTGGCATGACCAGTAAATTTGTTGAATGTACGCTTGGTGTTAAATACCGTGAAATCGATGAAAATGGCGTGGTTTCTGGTGGCCCAATGTACTATCTATCCAAGGGCTTGACCGAACGGGGTATGCCATCACTAGGTAAGGTTCTTGCTGTCGCTGCCGCCCTGATTTGTATTGGCGGCGCGTTCGGTGCTGGCGCAATTTTCCAGGTTAATCAATCAGCGACACAGTTCACTAATGAACTGGTTTCTATGACTGGTGGTGAAAATAGTTTCTTCTATGGTCGTCCTGAATATTTTGGCGTTGTGTTTTCTTTCTTTGTTGGGCTCGTGATTATTGGCGGCATCAGGCAAATCACAAATGTTACTGAACTTCTGGTTCCCTTCATGGCGCTTATTTATATTTCAGCGTCGCTCATCGTGATTTTCAGCAATGCAAGCGAAATTCCAAACGCATTCGTTCAGATTTTTGTCGGTGCTTTCTCACCTGAAGGTGTGCAAGGCGGCATTATCGGCGTCTTGGTACAAGGCCTGCGCCGTGCGACATTCTCTAACGAAGCTGGGCTTGGTTCTGCCTCTATCGCGCACTCGGCTGCAAAAACTTCCGAACCTGTTTCAGAAGGCCTTGTTGCGGTTCTGGAGCCGTTTATCGATACAGTTGTTATCTGTACGATTACAGCGCTTGTTATCATTGTTACGAACTCGGCAGAGCCTGGGGCTACTGACGGCATTGCCTTGACATCACGCGCGTTTGCAAGTGCTGTTGATTGGTTCCCGAAAGTCCTAACAATTGCTGTGATGCTGTTTGCTTTCTCCACGTCAATCACGTGGTTCTACTATGGCCAACGGTCATTCCTTTACCTCTTTGGTAATAACAAAGCCGCAGACCTCGCATTCAAGCTTCTATACATATTCATGTTGATTGTTGGTTCTGCAATGACACTAGGCTCTGTGGTTTCAATCGCTGATGCTCTTCTTCTTGCGATGGGTGTTCCAAACATTGTTGGGCTCTTCATCATGCGCAAGGAAGTCAAAGGCATGTTGGATGATTATCTCGCACGCGTGAAATCTGGCGAAATCAAACCCTACGCTGAGGAGGCTTGA